One Spinacia oleracea cultivar Varoflay chromosome 4, BTI_SOV_V1, whole genome shotgun sequence DNA segment encodes these proteins:
- the LOC110775911 gene encoding uncharacterized protein — protein sequence MEGKSDMNTMEVEVAASAPLPSKPKFGALRAHEMSDGLVQFRKVAVPPHRFTPLKKAWLEIYNPIYEQMKIDVRMNLKNRRVELKTRADTPDVSNLQKCADFVHAFMLGFDVTDAVALLRVDELFVESFEIKDVKTLKGDHKSRAIGRLSGKGGKTKFAIENATRTRIVVADSKIHILGSFTNNKVARSSLCSLILGSPAGKVYSKLRAVTARLAERF from the coding sequence ATGGAAGGCAAAAGTGACATGAATACCATGGAGGTTGAAGTAGCTGCATCAGCACCTCTTCCATCAAAGCCCAAATTTGGGGCTTTGAGGGCTCATGAGATGTCCGATGGTCTGGTACAATTTAGAAAGGTAGCTGTTCCTCCTCATCGTTTCACCCCCTTGAAAAAAGCATGGCTGGAAATCTACAACCCAATATATGAGCAGATGAAAATCGATGTGAGGATGAACCTTAAAAACCGCAGGGTTGAGCTGAAAACTAGGGCCGACACCCCAGACGTAAGTAACCTGCAAAAGTGTGCTGATTTTGTCCATGCCTTCATGCTTGGATTCGATGTTACAGATGCAGTTGCTCTTTTGAGGGTAGATGAGCTCTTTGTTGAATCATTCGAGATCAAGGATGTTAAAACACTTAAAGGTGACCATAAGTCACGTGCCATTGGTAGGCTTTCTGGTAAAGGAGGTAAAACAAAGTTTGCCATCGAAAATGCGACAAGGACAAGGATTGTAGTTGCAGACTCTAAGATCCATATTCTGGGTTCTTTTACAAACAACAAGGTAGCGCGGAGTTCACTTTGCAGCCTAATATTAGGGTCGCCTGCTGGAAAGGTTTATTCGAAACTCAGAGCAGTCACTGCTCGACTGGCTGAGAGATTTTGA